The bacterium genome includes a region encoding these proteins:
- a CDS encoding ATP-binding cassette domain-containing protein, whose amino-acid sequence MKNPGDGAAPLLRLDGVRVRAEGAWPVREFTIGVAPGEALGVLGPRSSGKTALLDVVSGFLRPERGRIALCGEDITGWAPHRIARAGVARSFQTPPFLDGTMIDDAVVAAAIGRGFSARRTRDAVALGLAITGLAPKRYRTGAALEPPEQRLLTLARVAAAEPRLALIDEPLAGLAPEAAGLVVSALRRLHQIGTALIVTAHDAASLRVVCSRVVVMRDGRVVGPHA is encoded by the coding sequence GTGAAGAACCCGGGCGACGGCGCCGCTCCGCTGCTGCGGCTCGACGGCGTACGGGTCCGCGCCGAGGGGGCGTGGCCGGTCCGCGAGTTCACGATCGGCGTCGCCCCCGGCGAGGCGCTCGGCGTGCTCGGCCCGCGGAGCAGCGGGAAGACGGCGCTGCTGGACGTCGTCTCGGGCTTCCTCCGCCCGGAGCGGGGCCGCATCGCGCTTTGCGGTGAAGACATCACCGGCTGGGCTCCCCACCGGATCGCGCGCGCCGGCGTCGCCCGCAGTTTTCAGACGCCGCCGTTTCTCGACGGCACCATGATCGACGATGCCGTCGTCGCGGCGGCGATCGGACGGGGATTCAGCGCGCGCCGGACGCGCGACGCGGTCGCGCTCGGCCTCGCCATCACCGGTCTTGCGCCGAAGCGGTACCGCACCGGCGCCGCGCTGGAGCCGCCCGAGCAGCGGCTGCTCACGCTCGCCCGCGTCGCCGCGGCGGAGCCGCGGCTCGCGCTCATCGACGAGCCGCTCGCGGGACTCGCGCCGGAGGCCGCCGGCCTCGTCGTCTCCGCCCTGCGGCGACTGCACCAGATCGGGACCGCGCTCATCGTGACGGCACACGACGCGGCGTCGCTGCGCGTCGTCTGTTCGCGGGTCGTGGTGATGCGCGACGGCCGCGTCGTCGGACCCCATGCTTGA
- a CDS encoding xanthine dehydrogenase family protein molybdopterin-binding subunit: MAVSKIFGASIRRREDPRLITGQATYTDDLRLPGMLHACIVRSPHAHARLTRIDTKAARGHPGVVAVFTGADLQGKINPIPTAWLIPNSDLKTPPHPALAVDRVRYAGDGVAVVVAEDPYTARDAAALVRVDYEPLPAIVNQEQAVGSGAPQLHAEAPNNIAFTWKLAGGDAKAAFDEAERGGVVVRQRFVNQRLIPNAMETRGVVAKYTSGSGELTVWYTTQNPHIARFLMSVVTGIPEHKIRVVAPEVGGGFGSKIPFYADEAVVAFCARATGRPVKWIEDRRENYVATIHGRDHITDLEIAARRDGTLLGLRGKTWANLGAYLSTAAPGVPTILHGLILTGCYTIPSLDYEVVGVFTNTTPVDAYRGAGRPEATYLIERMVDLVAGRLGLDPAEVRRKNFIGAEQFPYTTVEGLAYDSGNYVPALDKALELIEYKRLREVQQQGPKDGRYLGIGLSTYVEICGLGPSSVAGAVGFQGGLWESATVRLHPTGKATVFTGTSPHGQGEETTFAQLVSDQLGLPIEDIEVVHGDTGAISMGWGTYGSRSTVVGGAAIAIAAQRVRDKAAKIAAHMLEAAEGDLTFEQGRFSVRGSPDRSKTIQEVTLQAYLAWSLPAGVEPSLEASAYYDPTNFTFPFGTHAAAVKVDADTGQVELRRYVAVDDCGRVINPLIVDGQVHGGIVQGVAQALHEAAAYSAEGQLLTGSMADYAVPRARMFPRFVTGRTETPSPHNPIGVKGVGETGTIASTPAVVNAVLDALRSFGVTHIDMPLTPERIWTAIHKQSPKKAAKKAEVKAR, translated from the coding sequence ATGGCGGTCAGCAAGATCTTTGGCGCCAGCATCCGCCGCCGCGAAGACCCGCGTCTGATCACCGGCCAGGCGACGTACACCGATGACCTGCGCCTCCCTGGGATGCTGCACGCGTGCATCGTCCGCAGCCCGCATGCCCATGCCCGCCTCACCCGTATCGACACGAAGGCGGCGCGCGGCCATCCGGGTGTCGTCGCCGTGTTCACCGGCGCCGACCTCCAGGGCAAGATCAACCCGATTCCGACGGCGTGGCTCATTCCGAACTCGGACCTCAAGACGCCGCCGCACCCCGCGCTCGCTGTCGACCGCGTGCGGTACGCCGGCGACGGCGTGGCTGTGGTGGTCGCGGAGGATCCCTACACGGCGCGTGACGCCGCGGCGCTGGTGCGGGTCGACTACGAGCCGCTGCCCGCGATCGTGAACCAGGAGCAGGCGGTGGGATCGGGCGCGCCGCAGCTGCACGCGGAGGCGCCGAACAACATCGCCTTCACCTGGAAGCTGGCCGGCGGCGACGCGAAGGCCGCGTTCGACGAGGCGGAGCGCGGTGGCGTGGTCGTGCGCCAGCGCTTCGTCAACCAGCGGCTGATCCCGAACGCGATGGAGACCCGCGGCGTCGTCGCCAAGTACACCAGCGGCTCGGGCGAGCTCACGGTCTGGTACACGACGCAGAATCCGCACATCGCGCGGTTCCTCATGTCGGTGGTGACCGGGATTCCCGAGCACAAGATCCGGGTCGTGGCGCCGGAGGTGGGCGGCGGCTTCGGCAGCAAGATCCCATTCTACGCCGACGAGGCCGTGGTCGCGTTTTGCGCCCGCGCGACGGGCCGCCCCGTGAAGTGGATCGAGGACCGCCGCGAAAACTACGTGGCGACGATCCACGGCCGCGACCACATCACGGACCTCGAAATCGCGGCGCGGCGGGACGGCACGCTGCTCGGCCTGCGCGGCAAGACGTGGGCCAACCTCGGTGCGTACCTCTCCACCGCGGCGCCGGGCGTGCCGACGATTCTGCACGGGCTGATCCTCACGGGCTGCTACACGATTCCGAGCCTCGACTACGAAGTGGTAGGCGTGTTCACCAACACGACGCCGGTGGACGCGTATCGCGGCGCCGGGCGGCCCGAGGCCACGTACCTCATCGAGCGGATGGTGGATCTCGTCGCCGGCCGTCTCGGCCTCGATCCCGCGGAGGTGCGGCGCAAGAACTTCATCGGCGCCGAGCAGTTCCCGTACACGACCGTCGAGGGCCTCGCCTACGACAGCGGCAACTACGTGCCGGCGCTCGACAAGGCGCTCGAGCTCATCGAGTACAAGCGGCTGCGCGAGGTGCAGCAGCAGGGGCCGAAGGACGGGCGGTATCTCGGCATCGGCCTCTCCACGTATGTGGAAATCTGCGGGCTGGGTCCGTCGTCGGTCGCCGGCGCGGTGGGCTTCCAGGGCGGGCTCTGGGAAAGCGCCACGGTCCGGCTGCACCCCACCGGGAAGGCGACGGTGTTCACCGGTACGTCGCCGCACGGCCAGGGCGAAGAGACGACGTTCGCGCAGCTCGTTTCGGACCAGCTGGGCCTGCCGATCGAGGACATCGAGGTCGTGCACGGCGACACCGGCGCGATCTCGATGGGCTGGGGGACCTACGGCAGCCGGTCGACGGTCGTGGGCGGCGCGGCGATCGCGATTGCCGCGCAGCGGGTGCGGGATAAGGCGGCGAAGATCGCCGCGCACATGCTGGAGGCCGCGGAAGGAGATCTGACGTTCGAACAGGGCCGCTTCTCGGTCCGCGGCAGCCCGGATCGCTCGAAGACGATCCAGGAGGTCACCCTGCAGGCGTACCTGGCCTGGAGCCTGCCCGCCGGCGTGGAGCCGTCGCTCGAGGCGTCCGCGTACTACGATCCGACGAACTTCACGTTCCCGTTCGGCACGCACGCGGCCGCGGTGAAAGTCGACGCCGACACGGGGCAGGTCGAGCTGCGGCGGTACGTCGCGGTGGACGACTGCGGCCGGGTCATCAACCCGCTGATCGTGGACGGCCAGGTGCACGGCGGGATCGTACAGGGCGTCGCGCAGGCCCTCCACGAGGCCGCGGCCTACAGCGCGGAGGGCCAGCTGCTCACCGGCTCGATGGCGGACTACGCCGTGCCGCGGGCGCGGATGTTTCCGCGCTTCGTCACCGGCCGCACCGAGACGCCGTCGCCGCACAACCCGATCGGGGTGAAGGGCGTCGGCGAGACCGGCACCATCGCGAGCACCCCCGCGGTCGTCAACGCCGTCCTGGACGCCCTGCGGTCGTTCGGGGTCACTCACATCGACATGCCGCTCACGCCCGAGCGGATCTGGACCGCCATCCACAAGCAGTCCCCCAAGAAAGCAGCCAAGAAGGCGGAGGTGAAGGCCCGATGA
- a CDS encoding ABC transporter substrate-binding protein, with protein sequence MVRHLAWALTALLVVAFGFPSTRAAAQAGATLRVAIQADPTTLDPALTDDPTGTALLQDVYSPLLDLDSRGGLKLLAAKSWTVSPDGRTFHFTLRDGLKFQNGKPVTATDVKYTLDRLANPKVDSPNADLLVAPIVGYAEEQAGKATGLSGVKVVDPAHVDITVDPTQGDILVRLAHVASGIVSRESVEAGGENWGTTHANGTGPYTITEWSLRNQIVLTANPGYFEGAPKIQRVVLEIVPDPTTDVAKYEAGELDITQVPGTDYTRLKRDATLGRQVVEYDRASTVFLALNQFAYAPFKDVRVRRAIAYAINRPVLVRAIFAGLFTPATGILPPQVPGYHPLAAIPYDPAKARATLAEAGYPQGRGLPPLVLGPNPRGYGPSQAAQAVAAMIHQNLGIETRVQLLDIAKWRSDLKSRTAFSAVTGWTADIADPNDYLYALFVSKGPFIHFSGYNSPAYDKMVAAANRQPTRAGMLKQMGAVEKFLIVDDVGVVPIYYVREAILLKPYVHNLTFTAYGLGFLEHLNTAAIVK encoded by the coding sequence ATGGTACGGCACCTCGCATGGGCACTTACGGCGCTCCTCGTAGTAGCGTTCGGCTTTCCATCCACCAGAGCGGCGGCGCAGGCCGGCGCCACGCTGCGGGTCGCCATCCAAGCCGATCCTACGACGCTCGATCCGGCGCTGACCGACGATCCGACCGGCACCGCGCTCCTGCAAGACGTGTACAGCCCGCTCCTGGACCTCGACAGCCGCGGCGGGCTGAAGCTGCTGGCCGCGAAGTCGTGGACTGTGTCGCCCGACGGCAGGACGTTCCACTTCACGCTGCGCGACGGCCTCAAATTCCAGAACGGCAAGCCGGTGACGGCGACCGACGTGAAGTACACGCTGGACCGCCTCGCCAATCCGAAGGTCGACTCGCCGAACGCCGACCTGCTGGTCGCGCCGATCGTCGGGTACGCCGAGGAGCAGGCCGGCAAGGCCACGGGGCTGAGCGGCGTCAAGGTCGTCGACCCGGCGCACGTGGACATCACCGTGGATCCCACGCAGGGCGACATTCTGGTGCGGCTCGCGCACGTCGCCTCCGGCATCGTCTCGCGGGAGTCGGTGGAGGCCGGCGGAGAGAACTGGGGTACCACGCACGCCAACGGGACGGGGCCGTACACGATCACCGAGTGGTCGCTGCGCAACCAGATCGTGCTCACCGCGAATCCCGGATACTTCGAGGGCGCGCCGAAGATCCAACGGGTCGTGCTGGAGATCGTGCCGGATCCCACGACCGACGTCGCGAAATACGAGGCGGGCGAGCTCGACATCACCCAGGTGCCCGGCACCGACTACACGCGGCTGAAGCGCGACGCCACCCTCGGCCGTCAGGTCGTCGAGTACGACCGGGCGTCCACGGTCTTTCTCGCGCTGAACCAGTTCGCGTACGCGCCGTTCAAGGACGTCCGCGTGCGCCGGGCGATCGCCTACGCCATCAACCGTCCGGTCCTCGTGCGCGCCATCTTCGCGGGCCTGTTCACGCCGGCGACGGGCATCCTTCCGCCGCAGGTGCCCGGCTACCATCCGCTGGCGGCGATCCCCTACGATCCGGCAAAGGCGCGCGCCACGCTCGCCGAGGCCGGCTATCCGCAGGGGCGCGGGCTGCCGCCGCTCGTGCTCGGACCGAACCCGCGGGGCTACGGGCCGTCGCAGGCGGCCCAGGCGGTCGCGGCGATGATCCATCAGAACCTCGGCATCGAGACCCGAGTCCAGCTGCTCGACATCGCGAAGTGGCGGAGCGACCTCAAGTCCCGCACCGCGTTCTCGGCCGTCACCGGCTGGACCGCGGACATCGCCGATCCGAACGATTATCTCTACGCCCTGTTTGTCTCGAAGGGGCCGTTCATCCACTTTTCCGGCTACAACAGCCCCGCCTACGACAAGATGGTCGCCGCGGCGAACCGCCAGCCGACCCGCGCCGGCATGCTCAAGCAGATGGGCGCCGTCGAGAAGTTTCTCATCGTCGACGACGTGGGCGTCGTTCCGATCTATTACGTGCGCGAGGCCATTCTCTTGAAGCCGTACGTGCACAACCTGACGTTTACCGCGTACGGGCTCGGGTTCTTGGAGCACCTCAACACGGCCGCGATCGTCAAGTAG
- a CDS encoding xanthine dehydrogenase family protein subunit M, giving the protein MIPAPFEYHAPSTVKEAIGLLERHGDDAKLLAGGHSLLPIMKFRLAQPKVVVDIGRIAGLDKIEAKGSTITIGALVTHDAVEQSEALQKQCPLLPETAAVIGDMQVRNRGTIGGSLAHADPAADYPGAILALEAEIVATGPKGNRTIPAKDFFVEMLTTALQPTEIITEVRVPATGKGTATAYLKHPHPASGYAVVGVAVVLQMSGGKCQKAAIGVNGVAGKAYRASAVEKALVGKALDEKTVADAAAHAADGADVQADLYASSEFRAHLASVYTKRAILKAASRAT; this is encoded by the coding sequence ATGATTCCCGCGCCGTTCGAGTACCACGCGCCGTCCACCGTGAAGGAAGCGATCGGCCTCCTGGAGCGGCACGGCGACGACGCCAAGCTGCTGGCCGGCGGCCACAGCCTTTTGCCGATCATGAAGTTCCGGCTGGCCCAGCCCAAGGTGGTCGTGGACATCGGCCGCATCGCCGGGCTGGACAAGATCGAGGCCAAGGGGTCCACGATCACGATCGGCGCCCTCGTCACCCACGACGCCGTCGAGCAGAGCGAGGCGCTGCAGAAGCAGTGCCCGCTGCTGCCGGAGACCGCGGCGGTGATCGGCGACATGCAGGTCCGCAACCGCGGCACGATCGGCGGCAGCCTCGCGCACGCGGATCCGGCGGCCGATTATCCCGGCGCCATCCTCGCCCTCGAGGCCGAGATCGTCGCGACCGGACCGAAGGGCAACCGCACGATTCCCGCCAAGGACTTCTTCGTCGAGATGCTGACGACGGCGCTCCAGCCGACCGAGATCATCACCGAGGTCCGCGTGCCGGCGACCGGCAAAGGCACCGCGACCGCGTACCTCAAGCACCCGCATCCCGCCAGCGGGTACGCGGTCGTCGGCGTGGCCGTGGTGCTGCAGATGAGCGGCGGCAAGTGCCAGAAGGCCGCGATCGGCGTCAACGGCGTCGCGGGAAAGGCGTATCGCGCCTCCGCCGTGGAGAAGGCGCTGGTGGGTAAAGCCCTCGACGAAAAGACCGTCGCGGACGCCGCGGCGCACGCGGCCGACGGCGCGGACGTGCAGGCGGATCTCTACGCGTCGAGCGAGTTTCGCGCCCACCTCGCGTCGGTCTATACCAAGCGGGCGATCCTCAAGGCGGCCTCCCGGGCCACCTAA
- a CDS encoding ATP-binding cassette domain-containing protein yields the protein MLEAHNLYLHGPDGAVALADLTIFAHPGDLLALLGGHGAGKSALLRTVAGLAHPERGRLRLDGIDLAGLGAHARAARGIAYAGDDARVMDGLSVRENLLVGAWRRRDRRAVGREYSEWLERFPALAAAAARPAADLDAGGRAATALGRAWLAGPRVLLVDEPFAGLDGKSRAGIAAALRAACDAGRIVVCSMHEPEDAAIAGRVNVLSNGRLIFSGSPAALATAGAAALE from the coding sequence ATGCTTGAGGCCCACAATCTCTACCTGCATGGGCCGGACGGCGCGGTCGCGCTCGCGGACCTCACGATCTTCGCGCACCCCGGCGATCTCTTGGCGCTGCTCGGCGGCCACGGCGCGGGCAAGTCCGCGCTGCTTCGGACCGTCGCCGGCCTGGCGCACCCGGAGCGCGGCAGGCTGCGGCTCGACGGCATAGACCTCGCCGGGCTCGGAGCGCACGCGCGGGCCGCGCGCGGCATCGCCTACGCCGGCGACGACGCACGCGTCATGGACGGGTTGTCCGTTCGCGAGAATCTGCTGGTAGGAGCGTGGCGGCGGCGCGACCGGCGGGCGGTGGGCCGCGAGTACTCGGAGTGGCTGGAGCGGTTTCCCGCGCTCGCCGCGGCGGCCGCCCGGCCGGCCGCCGATCTCGACGCGGGCGGCCGCGCGGCCACGGCGCTCGGACGGGCGTGGCTTGCGGGACCGCGCGTTCTCTTGGTGGACGAGCCTTTCGCGGGCCTCGACGGGAAGAGCCGGGCCGGCATCGCCGCCGCGCTGCGGGCGGCGTGCGATGCCGGCCGCATCGTCGTCTGCTCGATGCACGAACCGGAGGACGCCGCGATCGCCGGCCGCGTCAACGTCCTCTCGAACGGCCGTCTGATTTTCTCCGGTTCTCCGGCGGCGCTCGCGACCGCGGGCGCCGCGGCGCTCGAATAG
- a CDS encoding branched-chain amino acid ABC transporter permease — protein sequence MDLAAQLIVSGLLAGAPYALAAWGMAVAFANGMLNLTLGLFFTLGAYFALEFTARGLPASSAAPAAALAALIAGWAIERVFVRPLQGRALATAVVLLGIALAGEQVFGLVWGGADRSVPLKLEVLQIEHVVVAGLELFIAAGAALAFFGVVALARRTRAGLAVRAAAENAEIASCAGLDVERVRVWAFAGGCAAAAAAGAFVSPITPLSPSMGRGALIFSLAVVAAGGPSLRGLLAGSLALGVITQSPATYFAPQWAVVVAAAVLAGAAARRRVPLWRRANA from the coding sequence ATGGATCTCGCCGCTCAACTGATCGTCAGCGGTCTGCTGGCCGGCGCGCCCTACGCGCTCGCCGCCTGGGGCATGGCCGTGGCCTTTGCGAACGGAATGCTGAACCTCACGCTGGGCCTATTTTTCACGCTCGGCGCGTACTTCGCGCTGGAGTTCACCGCCCGCGGTCTGCCCGCGTCCTCCGCCGCCCCGGCCGCCGCCCTCGCCGCCCTCATCGCCGGCTGGGCCATCGAGCGCGTGTTCGTACGCCCGCTGCAGGGACGGGCGCTCGCGACGGCGGTCGTGCTGCTCGGCATCGCGCTGGCCGGCGAACAAGTCTTCGGCCTCGTCTGGGGCGGGGCCGATCGCTCGGTGCCGCTCAAACTGGAAGTCCTGCAAATCGAGCACGTCGTCGTCGCGGGCCTGGAGTTATTCATCGCGGCCGGCGCGGCGCTCGCGTTCTTCGGCGTGGTCGCCCTGGCGCGCCGGACGCGCGCCGGCCTGGCCGTGCGCGCCGCGGCCGAAAACGCGGAGATCGCGTCGTGCGCCGGTCTCGACGTCGAGCGCGTGCGGGTGTGGGCGTTCGCGGGGGGATGCGCGGCGGCCGCGGCGGCGGGCGCCTTCGTTTCACCGATCACGCCGCTGTCGCCCTCGATGGGACGCGGCGCGCTGATCTTCAGCCTTGCCGTGGTCGCCGCCGGCGGCCCGAGCCTGCGCGGACTGCTCGCGGGATCGCTCGCGCTCGGTGTGATCACCCAGTCGCCGGCGACCTATTTCGCGCCGCAGTGGGCCGTGGTGGTGGCGGCGGCGGTGCTCGCGGGCGCCGCGGCCCGGCGGCGCGTGCCGCTCTGGCGGCGGGCGAACGCATGA
- the lepB gene encoding signal peptidase I — protein MNIRDTRRSIFDFLKTLVVAFVLAQFVMISVAQAFQVEQYSMEPNLLPHDRVLVNKFIYRFRTPRAGEIVVLKPPTDPSRNYIKRVVAVSGQRVQIRANHVYVNGRMLPEGYLRVTTAGEYGPAMVPAHEVFVLGDNRGNSEDSRAFGFVPDHNLVGEAILIYWPPERVHVLR, from the coding sequence ATGAATATTCGCGACACCCGCCGCAGCATCTTCGACTTTCTCAAGACCCTGGTCGTTGCGTTCGTGCTCGCGCAGTTCGTGATGATCTCGGTGGCGCAGGCGTTCCAGGTCGAGCAGTATTCGATGGAGCCGAACCTGCTGCCCCACGACCGCGTGCTCGTCAACAAGTTCATCTACCGTTTCCGGACCCCGAGGGCCGGCGAAATCGTCGTCCTGAAGCCGCCGACAGATCCCTCGCGCAACTACATCAAGCGCGTCGTCGCGGTCTCGGGCCAGCGCGTCCAGATCCGCGCGAACCACGTCTATGTCAACGGCCGGATGCTCCCCGAGGGCTATCTCCGCGTCACCACCGCGGGCGAATACGGCCCCGCCATGGTCCCGGCGCACGAGGTGTTCGTGCTCGGCGACAACCGCGGCAACAGCGAGGACAGCCGCGCGTTCGGCTTCGTGCCCGACCACAATCTCGTCGGCGAAGCGATCCTGATCTACTGGCCGCCCGAACGCGTTCACGTCCTTCGATGA
- a CDS encoding (2Fe-2S)-binding protein has product MKRAISVTVNGTKYSNEVEPRLLLVHYIRDTLGLTGTHVGCDTSNCGACTIMMNGRAIKACTLLAVQADGAQLQTVEGLATNGDLHPIQQGFWEEHGLQCGFCTPGMMMAALELLRRHPDPSEAQIREGLEGNLCRCTGYQHIVNAIQNAAGKLRGRPSSAPQAQPVR; this is encoded by the coding sequence GTGAAGCGCGCGATCAGCGTCACGGTGAACGGCACGAAATACTCCAACGAGGTCGAGCCCCGCCTGCTGCTCGTGCACTACATCCGCGATACGCTCGGCCTCACCGGCACGCACGTGGGGTGCGACACGAGCAACTGCGGCGCATGCACGATCATGATGAACGGCCGCGCGATCAAGGCCTGCACGCTGCTCGCAGTGCAGGCCGACGGCGCGCAGTTGCAGACGGTCGAAGGACTCGCCACAAACGGCGACCTGCACCCGATTCAGCAGGGGTTCTGGGAGGAGCACGGCCTGCAGTGCGGCTTCTGCACTCCCGGAATGATGATGGCCGCCCTCGAGCTGCTGCGGCGGCATCCCGATCCGTCCGAGGCGCAGATCCGCGAAGGCCTCGAAGGCAACCTCTGCCGGTGCACCGGTTACCAGCACATCGTGAACGCGATCCAGAACGCCGCGGGCAAGCTGCGCGGGCGGCCCTCGTCCGCGCCGCAGGCCCAGCCGGTCCGGTAG
- a CDS encoding cation diffusion facilitator family transporter codes for MALSSVAAAALLTTLKATVGFLTGSLGILSEAAHSALDLVAAVITYTSVRVADKPADPEHPFGHGKVEHLSAFVETGLLAVTSVWIVVEAIRRLFFSGSHVATSAWAFAVLALSILIDTFRSRALWRVAIQYRSQALEADALHFSTDVWSTGAVVLGLVLVSVGATARLPWLANADPLAALVVAGVTLYVGTRLGNRTVGALMDAAPEGVPERIADAAAKVPGVLEVERVRVRQSGNRLFADLRLVLESNIPFEHAQSVVDRVEGAIHELYPAADVVADAVPDVPSRRDLVQRVRSIAHRENFQIHDVTVFETRGRIKVDLDLEVDPNIRFTAAHDRASDLERAIRSALPEIDEVNVHIEPLPRRVETAREATRIRAQLERRILEIARKLPGVVNCHSVEVHQIGRALLATVHCTLQPDLSVTRVHDITEELELRVREEFRHGVKVSIHPEPATGRDAR; via the coding sequence GTGGCCCTGTCGTCCGTGGCCGCCGCGGCGCTGCTGACGACGCTGAAGGCGACCGTCGGGTTTCTCACCGGCAGCCTCGGCATTCTCTCCGAGGCGGCGCACTCCGCACTCGATCTCGTCGCCGCGGTGATCACCTACACGTCCGTGCGCGTCGCGGACAAGCCGGCGGACCCCGAGCATCCGTTCGGGCACGGCAAGGTGGAGCATCTGTCCGCGTTCGTCGAGACCGGTCTGCTGGCGGTGACGAGCGTCTGGATTGTTGTCGAGGCGATCCGCCGGCTGTTCTTCAGCGGGTCGCACGTCGCGACGTCGGCGTGGGCGTTCGCCGTGCTGGCGCTGTCGATTCTGATCGACACGTTCCGCTCCCGCGCGCTGTGGCGGGTCGCGATCCAGTACCGCAGCCAGGCCCTCGAGGCGGACGCGCTGCATTTCTCGACGGACGTCTGGAGCACGGGCGCGGTGGTGCTCGGGCTTGTGCTCGTGTCGGTCGGCGCCACCGCCCGGCTGCCGTGGCTGGCGAACGCCGATCCCCTGGCCGCGCTGGTCGTGGCCGGCGTCACGCTGTACGTGGGGACGCGGCTCGGCAACCGCACGGTCGGCGCGCTGATGGACGCCGCGCCCGAGGGCGTGCCCGAGCGCATCGCGGACGCGGCGGCGAAGGTCCCCGGCGTGCTCGAGGTCGAGCGCGTGCGCGTCCGGCAGAGCGGCAACCGCCTCTTCGCCGACCTGCGGCTTGTTCTCGAGAGCAACATCCCGTTCGAGCACGCGCAGTCCGTCGTCGACCGGGTGGAGGGAGCGATCCACGAGCTCTATCCGGCCGCCGACGTCGTCGCCGACGCGGTGCCGGACGTCCCCTCGCGCCGCGATCTCGTGCAGCGGGTGCGGTCGATCGCGCATCGGGAGAACTTCCAGATCCACGACGTGACGGTGTTCGAGACGCGCGGCCGGATCAAAGTCGACCTGGACCTGGAGGTCGATCCGAACATCCGGTTCACGGCGGCGCACGACCGCGCCTCCGACCTCGAGCGCGCGATCCGGAGCGCGCTGCCGGAAATCGACGAAGTGAACGTCCACATCGAGCCGCTTCCCCGGCGGGTTGAAACCGCGCGGGAAGCGACGCGGATCCGGGCGCAGCTGGAGCGGCGTATTCTCGAGATCGCGCGGAAGCTGCCGGGCGTCGTGAACTGCCATTCGGTCGAGGTCCACCAGATCGGACGGGCGCTCCTCGCCACGGTGCACTGCACACTGCAGCCCGACCTGTCGGTCACGCGCGTCCACGACATCACCGAGGAGCTGGAGCTGCGGGTACGGGAGGAGTTCCGGCACGGCGTCAAGGTCAGCATCCACCCCGAGCCCGCCACCGGCCGCGACGCGCGGTAG
- a CDS encoding creatininase family protein, which translates to MTEPLRGVYLERLTWTEAEPLLRADPLVVIPVGAGAKEHGPHLPLGTDRIMADYLARRLAERVPVVVMPTVVYGYFPHFSPFPGSTHLEASTFQAMMTELVLSLHRHGPRRFLFLNTGVSTYPVLEIVARDLDRVHRLLVAVTRIGDLGAQRTTGLLQQPRGSHGDEHETSLLLAIAPDVVRTDKLAREIPDRPDSRGVFVPPMYHREPGPGHSDTGVYGDATLATAEKGRVIAEAIVDDLVAGAERLRTAPAAAARLGIPMSSE; encoded by the coding sequence TTGACGGAACCGCTCCGCGGAGTCTATCTCGAACGGCTGACGTGGACCGAAGCTGAGCCTCTCTTGCGGGCGGATCCCCTCGTCGTCATCCCCGTCGGCGCGGGCGCCAAGGAACACGGGCCGCATCTCCCGCTCGGCACCGACCGCATCATGGCGGACTATCTCGCACGCCGGCTCGCCGAGCGCGTCCCCGTCGTCGTCATGCCGACCGTCGTCTACGGCTACTTTCCGCATTTCTCACCGTTCCCCGGCAGCACGCACCTCGAAGCGTCCACCTTTCAGGCGATGATGACCGAGCTCGTCCTCTCGCTCCACCGGCACGGACCGAGACGTTTTTTGTTTCTGAACACCGGCGTGTCGACGTATCCCGTGCTGGAGATCGTGGCGCGCGACCTCGACCGCGTGCACCGATTGCTCGTTGCGGTGACCCGGATCGGCGACCTCGGGGCGCAGCGGACGACCGGACTTCTCCAGCAGCCGCGCGGCAGCCACGGCGACGAGCATGAGACCTCTCTGCTGCTCGCGATCGCCCCGGACGTCGTGCGGACGGACAAGCTCGCCCGCGAGATTCCGGATCGCCCCGATTCGCGCGGCGTCTTCGTGCCGCCGATGTACCACCGCGAGCCGGGGCCGGGCCACTCCGACACCGGCGTCTACGGTGACGCGACCCTCGCCACCGCGGAGAAGGGCCGCGTGATCGCGGAGGCGATCGTGGACGACCTCGTCGCCGGGGCCGAGCGCCTTCGCACGGCGCCCGCCGCGGCGGCGCGGCTCGGCATCCCGATGTCCTCGGAGTAG